The proteins below come from a single Oscillospiraceae bacterium genomic window:
- a CDS encoding aldehyde dehydrogenase family protein has protein sequence MKMFIGGQRADASDGKTHVVLNSATGVPLDTIPAATVSDIERAIDIAQEGKLRWAATPQYERSRILQRCADLIEERQEELATLLSSDMGKIIRESRPEIRCSAQIFRGFAEQANHLYGKTMPDYQYGSEKDLIFTMHQPLGVVACISPFNYPAELCSHKMASSLAAGNAVIVKPATDNPLIILALVELCLEAGVPGDVLQCVTGSGALIGDHLSKHPHIDAITLTGSTEVGLSVAKAAAGTLKRVFLELGGNDPFIVYEDADMDLAVEEAVRGRVQNAGQTCCAPKRFIVQNSVRAAFVDSVCARLQKVRRGSPLDENTDLGALISARAAQGVEAQVRHTVAQGARLVCGGHVFDNSYFEPTLLDDVTLQMDIARDMEVFGPVMPVIGFDTMQEAIDVANATCFGLQGGVMTRDNKKAFHTASALACGGVCINASGNFRNVDQPFGGWKMSGLGREGISVTLKELTQEKSFILKGVLA, from the coding sequence GTGAAAATGTTTATTGGGGGGCAACGTGCAGACGCCAGTGACGGAAAAACCCACGTTGTCTTAAATTCGGCCACCGGAGTCCCGCTGGACACCATCCCGGCGGCCACTGTCTCCGACATCGAGAGAGCCATCGACATCGCGCAGGAGGGAAAGCTCAGGTGGGCCGCCACGCCTCAATATGAGCGTTCGCGTATCTTGCAGCGCTGTGCCGATCTCATTGAGGAGAGACAGGAGGAACTGGCGACGCTGCTGTCCTCGGACATGGGCAAGATCATCCGCGAGTCCCGGCCGGAGATCCGCTGTTCGGCGCAGATCTTCCGGGGATTTGCGGAGCAGGCCAACCATCTCTACGGAAAGACAATGCCGGATTACCAGTACGGTTCGGAGAAGGACCTGATCTTCACGATGCACCAGCCGCTGGGCGTCGTAGCCTGCATCTCACCCTTCAACTACCCCGCGGAGCTCTGTTCCCACAAGATGGCCTCTTCGCTGGCAGCCGGCAACGCCGTAATTGTCAAGCCGGCTACAGACAACCCGCTGATCATCTTAGCACTTGTCGAGCTCTGCCTTGAAGCCGGCGTCCCGGGCGATGTACTGCAGTGCGTCACCGGCTCGGGCGCGCTCATCGGGGACCATCTGTCGAAACACCCGCACATCGACGCGATCACGCTGACCGGCAGTACGGAGGTGGGTCTCTCTGTGGCGAAAGCCGCAGCCGGCACCTTAAAGCGCGTCTTCTTGGAACTGGGCGGCAACGATCCCTTCATCGTGTACGAGGACGCGGACATGGACCTGGCCGTAGAAGAGGCCGTGCGCGGACGCGTACAGAACGCGGGACAGACCTGCTGCGCGCCCAAACGTTTCATCGTACAAAATTCGGTGCGGGCAGCCTTTGTGGACAGCGTCTGCGCACGCCTGCAGAAGGTCCGGCGCGGCAGTCCGCTGGACGAAAACACGGACCTCGGCGCACTGATCAGCGCGCGGGCCGCCCAGGGCGTCGAGGCGCAAGTGCGGCACACCGTGGCCCAAGGCGCCAGACTGGTCTGCGGGGGGCACGTCTTCGACAATTCCTACTTCGAACCCACCTTGTTGGACGACGTGACACTGCAGATGGATATCGCGCGCGACATGGAGGTCTTTGGCCCCGTGATGCCCGTCATCGGGTTCGACACGATGCAGGAAGCCATCGACGTCGCCAACGCCACCTGTTTCGGCCTCCAGGGCGGCGTGATGACGCGCGACAACAAAAAGGCCTTCCACACCGCCTCCGCTCTGGCGTGCGGCGGTGTGTGCATCAACGCGTCCGGCAATTTCCGCAACGTGGACCAACCGTTTGGCGGCTGGAAGATGAGCGGACTGGGCCGGGAAGGCATCAGCGTGACGCTGAAAGAGCTCACGCAGGAGAAATCTTTCATCTTAAAGGGCGTCCTCGCCTGA
- a CDS encoding helix-turn-helix transcriptional regulator, protein MPITLREELNRRLLNGDFSCEKELTLSLISGKWKIVLIWHLAHEGPLRFGQMSRLFRDISHRILTKQLREMEQDGLIIRKPYQTPQLKVEYLLTDLGWSIIPIVDAMWEWGREHMHHYAEKVKREEPIVN, encoded by the coding sequence ATGCCAATCACACTGCGGGAGGAGCTGAACCGTCGTCTGCTAAACGGCGATTTCAGTTGCGAGAAGGAGCTCACCTTGTCACTCATCAGCGGCAAATGGAAAATCGTGCTGATCTGGCATCTGGCTCATGAGGGCCCGCTCCGATTTGGGCAGATGAGCCGCCTGTTCAGGGACATCAGCCATCGGATCCTGACCAAGCAGCTGCGCGAGATGGAGCAAGACGGTCTGATCATCCGCAAGCCCTATCAGACCCCGCAGCTGAAGGTGGAGTACCTGCTCACAGACCTGGGTTGGTCGATTATTCCTATCGTGGACGCGATGTGGGAGTGGGGCCGTGAGCACATGCACCACTACGCAGAAAAAGTCAAACGCGAGGAGCCGATTGTCAATTAG